In Oreochromis aureus strain Israel breed Guangdong linkage group 22, ZZ_aureus, whole genome shotgun sequence, the genomic window CAGATTTTGGTAACTTCCAGGAGCGTAAAAAAGATCcgctttgtctaataaactacAAATTCCTTTAAATTTGTGCTAAAGCTGCCTTCCAGTGCTGCTGACTCCGTTCACCGACAGTCACAGTTGAAATAtcagagagctgctgctggTGAGCTGTCACCACCTTCACAATCAGCCTCTGTTTGACCAGCTTATGTCTGCCTGACCCAAGACCTCACCTCTCCTTCAGCTGCACTCTGTGCGAGGAGATGTAGGCGTGTGTGACTGTGCGGAGGTAAGAAATTAACTTCCCTCTCCCCGAAGGCATGATTTGCCCTTGTGATGTGATTTCTCAGAGTCAGTTTTAATGAAACAATGAACAGAAACACTCGTTTCCTCGGACTGGGTTGATATCGGCAGTTTAATCTTTAATCGGGTTgatgtctttttcttcttttcttctttcttttctttctgtgaaaTAACCTCCCAAGCGCTTCCCGTGTTTGTTTATATCAATAAAGCCGGGCTGCTGAAGCAGCAGTGAAAGTTGTCAGCTAGTGGATTTGTTGTGACTGTGTCACCGCTTGTGTACAGCCTGACTGGTCTGGCAACATTGTGGCATGTCACAGTGATGCGAGCCGTGGTGTGGACTGCGGCTAAACCTGTTGGTTcggaaaaaaagggaaagctTGAACCGGGGAGCAGGGAGAGGAAGTGGCTAATGGGGAAGATGAAATCCAACTTCCTCTACACTAAACAGCCTCCAGAGGAGAAAAGGAGGCCCTGTTCACCTCTGACAGTGGACGTTTCTCCCTCTGTGTGAGGTTTTGCTGTCAgcctcttttttatttttcttcttaattCTGCTTAACCTCATATAAAGGGTACAAGCAATcaaaaaaagtaaacatttgACAGCAACATAGCAAATTTACAACATGATCTGAGTGTGAGGAAGAAAAGCCCTCATGGTGGGAGGAGAAGACCCAaatagaggagaaaaaaacacatctcTTGCTGTCTGTGGCAAACCCTGCTTATTCATACTCACAATGGACAGCCAGATAATATTCTCCTCCACTATTGAAGCTGACACCTGGAAGATTTGCTTTCACACAGCCCCTAAGGCTGGAGAACCCCACCCCAAACCTAAGCTAGCAAGTCCCTGCACAATATCCTCCAGGGTGGGGGAATCTGAGCAATGTGTGGCTTTtgtcaacccccccccccccctccaacacacacttttctttcttttactgtCTGCCCCCCTTCTCAAAGCATAATCACATCCTTCTCTCTTGAGAGATATTTCCTTCTTTTCACAAAAGACTGAATAGATTATCTCTCTTTTCTTGGTATGGGGAGGTGGAGGGGGTGCGCGACGGGCCTGCTGGAGGCTTTTCTCACAATGATAATATTTCTCTCAAGAAATTCATGACACCTGTCGAGAGGATCTCCAACAGGAATATGGACCATAGTGCCTGATAGTGGATAAAAATAGATTCCCCCCCGTCTCTCCTACTCAAACATGAAATgatgaaatgaacaaaaacacacaaacagcaagtttttttcctgttttcctcaCACTCTTATTAATAATTTGGTGTTATCGAGACGGCTTGTCTGCGTATCCATCGTGTGATAACTGCAGCTGCAGAACATTTACATATTAGCTGAATTTAGTCAAATAACGAGCCGCGGTGAACAGCTTCACTGTGACCAATGTCAACGACAGAAGAGATAAACATCTAATGCAGCGCAGTGAACCACATGATGGCGCATACAGGCCGTGCTGCTGCAGTGTTTGCATAGCACTGCATGGTTAAAATATGAgttaataaatgtaaaagtgaAGCAAACCTTTGAGGTGAGATTGTTACAATGATACGTCAGGATGTTAAATGTTACTCCAGGTATCATGTGCGTTTCAGTGTTAGTGGACGCTGGTGGCACActaacaaattcctccacacgTCATACCAGTGTTCACTGTGGAGCACGGCCGGTTCCTCCTCCAAAGAGGCCCCCTAGTGTTTTTCTGAGGGAGCTCATTTCTTTTACTGTGGAGATTTTTGGACTCTTTCTGTACCAACTGTTTGCTTGTgtaacaagcaaacaaacatccACCTGTAATCCCAGTGAAAGACACAGAGAAGAGACAACGCCGGTGATGAAACACTTCATAATAATTacagcaaaatgaaaatatcaCAGCTTACCCCTTTATTCTAGTGTAAGTATTTGAGTTTTTTGAGTATTTAAGTATTTGTaggtaaatataattacattgtTATTTCAAATGAAATTCCATTTAATTACAGGTGAATTACGCCCTTAGTAATGGACCTTATTATGGAGTGTTACCTGACCTGACATATATAAAAGAGCACCATCAGCACCACCAGCTGAAAACCTGGCATATCTCTGCATGGTGTGGAGTGTGGCCTCAAAAAATTTGAGGAACCCGGATAAGTGGAGGACAAAGAAGCAGTGGCAGACCTAAAAAATCTACAGGAGGTgagcagtatctgaaagtcgtgttcttaagaaacaggaaaaaaaaaaatccagcaaagacctgaaacaggacctgagagatagATCTggaccttcagttgatccatctactgttcactgaaacctcatcagaaatggtctcagtggaaggaagtatggctgaaaatcagtggcaacagagTTATGGACTGCTCAACCtaagtttgaaatgtttgattGAAATCATTGTGAGTGTACATAGAGGAGGTCTAGATGAGAGTCCTTCAAGAAGTCCGGAGAACTATTCCTCAAGAAATTGCAAGAAAGTTTggctaagagagttcaggctgtgttgaagaacaaAGATGTTCATACTTTGGTATGAACCTACTGAtgttgtacaaactctgtttctgccttttatcttgtatttccatgtgtgtttacagatgtttcaataaattgctgcgTCTGCTTCCTATTTTCATAACACAAGATacagaaatgaggggtggctcgagacttttgcacattactgtGCACACAGCTTTTCAAGGTTGATGATTTAGCGTTGAAAATGCAGAAGTTGATAATTATTCTTCATTTGTTCACAACAAAttaaatattgtaaataaagATTTTCTATTTGAATATTTCATTCATCAAGATTTTATTCTATTTGAGCAGTGTATACAATAGTAAGATTAGCATGTGTCAGTACAGAGGAATAATGTCCAATTTTGACATTATGATCAttactgattgattgattgattgattgattgattaataATGGTACTAAACTCCAATTATGTTAAATGCTTACTTGTACATTTTCACAAAGTGAATCAGCTAATATCTTGTGATATTAGCTAATATCTTGTGATATTAGCTGATTTAAAAGGAGCAACACAACGCAATTAACATAATTGGTTAGGAAGTTTTTCTGTTAATAAgcgtctttctttcttttttttagttaattcttGAGCATATTCCTTATTTCATTTGAGTTTTCTTCTGAAAAATTGGaaataaatgtggaaaaactTGGAGACATGGAGATATGTTTACATATATTTACAAACCCAAGCGTAATATTTGCACTTTTGTGCTCTAAAGAGCAGTGTTAATGATACAAAACTGGGtacacaatgacttttaactcAAGGCTCATCATATTATGTTTAAATCAAAAAGCTTGACTTGATTTCTCAGTCAGTGTTGGTGTGGAATCCTGTACATGAAACTACAGTGACTGATCTAAACACTTGTACCTCTGTAATTCAGACACTAGGGGGCGACAGTGCCAACATTCTGTGTCTTCAGCACGTCGATTTGAACAACGGTGCATTCAGGGATCCCTTCTATATTTGTACATATCAGCTCACCTTTTACTTAGATTTGGTTAATCCCGTATGCTGTTCCCTTATTTCCTGCATCTCAGAAAAAGAATTTTGGCTGACCACGACGAGGACTTATATTATGTTACAATGATACTTCATGAAGAAACGAGCACAGGTGCACTTCTGATATCTTTAATGACTGATTATTACCTTATCCTGTAATTCACAATGCAGTTTTATATACGATGAGAAAATGTTTTATCttgtatgttgtttttattatttttgtcccAATACAAGCGCTTAAGTAAACATTTTTAGTCGCTAAAAGCAGTGAAAGTATATAATTACCGACTCTTGTCATGGTCAATGAACGGAGCGTGACGTTCACCTGTCAGTGTGAACTGAGCAGCTGTCACATTTGAGTGTGTAGGCACCTAGCAAACGACACGTACTCCCATTTTTAAAAGGTAAGGGCTCTTATCTCTGTAAACATTTATTAGCTATAATATAAGAGTATACAGCTTGTCTGTAAGAATGCTAATCCCGGCGAGCAGTGAAATCTCCATATGGTTAAACCGGCGAAGCTAACACGAATAGCACGTACAGTGTAAATGCTACCAACTGTCAGCTAGCAGCTGGATTAGTGAAGACAAAGTGGGGTTAACATGAGAGGACGTTTGCAAATTATGTTGTAAaacagaggagagcagcagacAAACGACGAAACCTCAAAAAGCAGTAAGAGCTGAGTAAATATACCACCGACATTAGCCATTTTTTAATGACTAACTAACAGGAACCAGTGGAACTACTTAGTTTTTACAGAGCAGCTTGTTTAAAAAATGGCGTTAACGTGGTTTTACAACACTTCATAACATTGCTGACCAACAGAGGGCTATTTATGGAAGCGTCTAGTGAGCAAGGCCACATTACCAAGTCCCTGGACCCCACAGTGCTCTCTATCAGTCACAGTGGGGGGCTCATTTGATTAATGTGCCCCCTAAAAGCAATCTAAATGATAAAATCTGTTACTTTTTTGTGGCCAAGCATTCATTTGTTGTTCAGCTGAACCTTATTTTTGGTCTATGGGTTAAATGtgccacacacacagtgactgtTTGTCCTGTAGTTATGAGCCTCGACAGATATCTTGGTTGCATAACCAAACCTTTACTGGTATCCACCCAAACCGTTATCAAGCAAGGTTCTCACTCACTGACAATATGATCTGCAGAGAACAGGCTAAACTAGTCAATTAAAGCTAAGATCAACATTTAAAAGCCTGTGAGAGCATGAGAAAACTTGTTCCTTTGGTTGTGACTCTTGTAAAAATGCCAAAATGTAATTATCTTGTATCATAAAACTGCCAAACCTGGTCCTGGTCCCCCAAAAAGGGGGAAAGTTACTTTCTCTTTGAAATGAGAAAATCACAATGGTAAGTGTTTGTAATGTTTAGTGCACTAATACTGTCAAACTTATTTTACATTGTGGGCCACATAAAGCTCAtgttgatcttaagtgggccgaAGCAGTGAAATCAGCGTTTCTGTCAGCataaagaagtttaactacatATTTAATCCCTTTACATAAGGAAAAGAGTCCAATTTCAACagtatgtctcagtttttcaaGCTGATATAGAAATGCTGAAGGAAATCATTGCCCAGGCTGTCATGTATTTATAAAGGAGAAAATTAAGCATACATTTCTATAGTAGACAGTGAAAAAaatatggggtttttttgtcatGTGATTGTTTATCTATAACTTAATTTGGTGTAATATGACCATTAGGGTGATGTTTATCAGTGAAGGTAATGCTGTAAAACTGAAActtaaaatacagttaaaagtcccaAATTTATGCCatacttcacattttccaaagccattCAGTGGGCTCGTTTGGAGTCTGTGCCAGGCCTCTTTTGAcccccaggccttatgtttgacactgcTACATTAAACCCTAAACTGCATTTAAGGAAGTCCTTGCACTGTCCTTGATTGATCACTCTTTTCTCATTGTTTATGAGCAAACATGGTATTATTAAGCTGCTCCTTACACACAAAAATAACCGTAATTAGTTGTTTACTTACTGATTGCTCATGCATAAGTATTCTGTCCTTAcatcttcctctctctgctttccCAGCATGGCACGAGGGCATCAGAAGATTCAGTCCCAGCAGAAAAACGCCAAGAAGCAGGCGGAGATGAAGAAGGCCAAAGGTCACGATCAAAAGACGGCAGCCAAGGCAGCGCTTGTATTCACCT contains:
- the LOC116322521 gene encoding zinc finger protein 706-like translates to MARGHQKIQSQQKNAKKQAEMKKAKGHDQKTAAKAALVFTCSVCRSQMPDPKTFKQHFESKHPKSPLPPELEGVEA